In the genome of Candidatus Eisenbacteria bacterium, the window GCCGGCCGAAGTGGCGGCCCATGTGTCGATGAGCGAGGACTGAATGATTCCGTAGCGCTCCGGCGATCGGCGCGTCGCACTCCTCGCCTCTTCGGCGATGATGCGCACTTCGGGGCGATCGTAGAGGCGACCCGCGTACTCCCCGAACGGACCGCGGACGGCCTCGATAATCCCCGGATTGATCTCGACCCCAGTGACGTCTTTGTAGCCGAACGAAAGCGCGGTGAGAACATCGCGTCCTCCGCCCGGCCCGATCACGAGGACGGGAACGTCGCGGCGAAGCGTGTAGGCGATCGCGGTGATGTCGTATTGGAGCGCGCGCACCTTCTCGAAGTCGCCGTCGAACCGAACGATCGGCGTCCCCGCCTCGGCGTCGATCTTGAGCCAGAGCGTCTCCGGCTTCGGTCCCTTGTATGCCTCGCTCGTTCCCCAGTTCGGGGTGCCGCGCTCGGCGACGGTGATGCGGGAAAGCGCGTTCCACTTCTCGTAGAGGATCCTCTCCTCGAGCTCGTCCTTGGCGAAATCGATTCGAAGGAGTCCGGTCGTCTCGTGGAGGAGAAGAAGCGCGCAGAGTGCGAGGAGGGCCAGAACCGCGCGGCGGAGAAGCGCGCGCGCTCCGGACGCCGCGAAGAGAACGGCGCCCGCGGCCGCGATCATTCCGATCGCGACCACGCTCCCCGGCCCGGAGAGAAGGTCGAGAAGCGGAACTGCGAGCGCGCACCCGATTCCCGCGCCGAGAAGATCGAATCCGTACACGGTTCCGATCTTCTCCGGAAATCGGGAGAGCGCGATCCCGAGGACGATCCCGCCGAGAAGAAACGGAATCGCGGCGAAGACGTAGATCAGGCCGAGCGAGACGAGCGCCGCGAAGGAGATCCGGTAGATGAAGGGGACGCCGAGAATGAGTATGAACGAGAGCGGGATCGAGAGAGCGAAGAGAATCGCGAAGCGCGCGAGGTGAGCGCCGGTTCGATCTCTCGGGAAGCGCTCCGGGAAAAAATGGAGAAGAAGCCCCGCCGCTCCGAGGCCGAAGAGGGCGAGAGAGATCGCGAGAAACGCGAAGTGGTACCAGAGGAGGACCGAGAAGATCCGCGTGAGCGCGATTTCGAGCGCGAGGAGCGCGAGAGAGACGACGAGAACGCCGAGAAGCGTTGCTCGAGTCGGTTGCCGCACGTCGCGCCCTTCCGCCGATTTCATTGCAAGGCGTTTCCTTTCCTCGCGAGAGCGGGATCCTTCTCTTGTCCGGCCCGGCCGGGAACCGCTGCGGAGGCGATCCGGAAGCTCCGCGCGGCTTCTTTCTCCGTGGAAGGATCGGTCCGAACGGAGTATAATAGTATCATCTTCAAGGGTGCTATGAGGAAACTACGCGGGTTCGTCGTCTTGCTCTTGCTTCTTTGGGGATCCTTCGGTGCGCGCTCTTGGGCGGTTCCTCCCGCTCCGGAGGATTTCCGAATCGTGGAATCCGGCGATCAGAAGCTCGTCGTCGCGTGGGACTGCGAGGACACTGCCGGCGTCGCGTTCTTCCGCATCCGTGTCTCCGACACATCCGGCATCTACAGGGACATGCCGGATTGGAACGGCCGCGAGGCGGCGTTCACCTTCACAACCGACGACGGGCGGCGCGACAACCTCGGATGGGCGGAAGTTTGCCGCGCGCTCGGTGTTTCCGCCACGTTCTTTTGTGTCCCGGATTACGTGGGCGATCCGGGATTCCTCAGCGCGGACGAAATCCGCCGGATTGATTCGCTCGCGATCGAAATTGGATGCCACTCGATGTCCCATGTCGCGCTCTTGACCGACGAGGCCTTCCACATGCGCTACGAGGGGCCCGCTCCATCCTGCAGTCTTCGGATCTGGGGCGGACGGCTGCAGACCTTCCTCGAGCCCGATTCGCTCGATCTCGACATCGACTTGAACGCGGCAGGCACGAACTTTCTCCATTCTCTCTGCGCGACGATCCGTAATCATCCGTGCTACGACTGTTCGCTCGACTTCTATACGTGTGCCGATGATTTCTGCCGCGCGCACTATCTTGAGTGGGTCCGCGGCGTCCCGATCGGCCGGGACTGGCACCAAACCTATACGACCAAGGGGATCGACTCGCTTCGGCTCGACCTGGAAACCGCGGGAGCGAAAGCGTTCCTCGAGGCGCTCGTCTCCCGCCCGGATTATGAATGCCGCTCCTTCGCCTACCCGATGCACCTACACGGGGAGCGCGAGATCGCGGCCTGCGTCCGCGCCGGATTCTTCGGCGCGCGGGATGGGTACGCATATCCTCGTCCGTGGGGCTCGCCCAACGGCCCGGACGATCTTTTCAACGTGAATGTTTACGAAAAGCTCTCAGTGTCCGCTCCGTTCTCGAACGGTTGGGACGAAGCCGCGACGCGCGATTGGGTGCGAGGCCTGGTTCGGGATTGGAAAGCGAACAAGAGATGGGCGACCCTTCGCGTGGCCCATACATACGCGGATATCGACTCCGCACACCTCTTCTGGGTCTTGGACGAGATCGCGGCGGACGGAGGGGTGTGGATCGGGGCTTTCGGCGACGTGGCGGAGTACGCGAGGCGTTACGCGATTAGCATCGGCAAGCCGCCCCGTCTGGAGGCGACTCTCGCCGGTCTCATGCCCGATCGGATCCACTACGCGGTGATCACGGCTCTCGACGAGGATCGAAACGAGAGCGCGCGGTCGAACGAGATCGCGTTCATCGTGTCGAGTTCGATAGGAGTGAGGGGGACCGACCGACTCGCCGAGCCCGGGGCGCGTCCGATCCGATTCCTTGGATCCTCTCCCGTTGTGGAGGGGGGTGGGGCGAGCATCTGGTTCTCGCTGGAAGAGCCGCTGGTCCTTGAAGTATCAATCTACGATGTCTCCGGACGCGCAGTGGTCCGCCGGAGAACGGAGCGCCTGGAGCCGGGAAGCCGGTCGATCCTTTGGGACGGTCGGTCCTCCGCGGGACGCGAAGTCGCGGCGGGACGTTATCTCGTCCTTCTTCGCGGCGAATCCGGGGAGGATTGCGGGTCCGTCCTTCTCGTTCGCTGAGCTCTTCGTCCGCTCGAAGCGCACGGGGGATCGGCCGATCGCCTGTTCGCGGGCCGGAGGACGATGACCACCGAGTGGTCGCCGCGGCGGCGAGAGCGCGGTCTCTTCGCCGATGCGAGCGGTTCGGCTTCTCATGTGCGCTCGATCGGAGCTGCTCCCAACCTCCGCAGGTTCCTTGTCCTGCGGGTGCTCCCAAATTCCAGTCCTGATCGCGCCGGCCAAGGTCCCCACGGAACGAATCCTGCTTGCCTCGGGCGCGGGCCGGGGTTCGTGCGGGGAGGGGTGGTGCGTGGGAAGGGCTCCGGCCCGCTTCACTCGTTCTTTCCGAGTGCCTGTTTCCCCGCGCTCTTCTACAATGGGCGCGTGGGATTGGCGACGCGACCGCGAAATCCGACGCCCTCGACGCGATCGCGCCGAAACCCGAAACCGGGAGATGAACCGATGAAGTCCTTGGTGTTGCTCGTTCTTCTCGCCGTTCTCCTCGGCGGAGCGCCCGGAGAATCC includes:
- a CDS encoding polysaccharide deacetylase family protein, with the translated sequence MESGDQKLVVAWDCEDTAGVAFFRIRVSDTSGIYRDMPDWNGREAAFTFTTDDGRRDNLGWAEVCRALGVSATFFCVPDYVGDPGFLSADEIRRIDSLAIEIGCHSMSHVALLTDEAFHMRYEGPAPSCSLRIWGGRLQTFLEPDSLDLDIDLNAAGTNFLHSLCATIRNHPCYDCSLDFYTCADDFCRAHYLEWVRGVPIGRDWHQTYTTKGIDSLRLDLETAGAKAFLEALVSRPDYECRSFAYPMHLHGEREIAACVRAGFFGARDGYAYPRPWGSPNGPDDLFNVNVYEKLSVSAPFSNGWDEAATRDWVRGLVRDWKANKRWATLRVAHTYADIDSAHLFWVLDEIAADGGVWIGAFGDVAEYARRYAISIGKPPRLEATLAGLMPDRIHYAVITALDEDRNESARSNEIAFIVSSSIGVRGTDRLAEPGARPIRFLGSSPVVEGGGASIWFSLEEPLVLEVSIYDVSGRAVVRRRTERLEPGSRSILWDGRSSAGREVAAGRYLVLLRGESGEDCGSVLLVR